The region TTTAAAGGCGGTACGACGGTATATCTGGATGGCCATGGCTTTGTTACGTCGGGCGTTCTCCGCAATGACACCTCTTTAAGCTACAAGTCCGGCTGGTCCGCCACCTTTAAGGCCGGCAGCATGGTAGGCTTTGGCGACGGCGGCTATGTCCGTTCCGGAGTGCTGCGCAACGACACCTCTTTAAGCTACAAGCCCGGCTGGTCGGCCACCTTCAGAGCCGGAAGTTCCATTTCCTTCCGCAGCGACGGCCATGTCAAAGCCGGGTATCTAAGCCACGACACGTCGCTTAGCTACCGGTCCGGCTGGTCAGCCACCTTTGCGCGCGGACACGCCGTCTCATTCTACAATAACGGCTACGTCCGTTCCGGGGTGCTGAGAAACAATACCTCGCTAGCGTACGCGCCCGGCAAAAGCCGCACCTACCGGGCCGGACAACGCGTATCCTTCGATTCCCGGGGCTATGCGAACTAAAAAATATTAAGACCGCGGCACGAAGCCGCGGCCTTTCTCCTTTTGCGGGCACAGGCTGGGAACCTCTTATTATTAAAACAGGTGTACTGACTTTAAGGCAATTGGCATTTAACAAAATCCAGTCAGCAGCCCGCACCCCGAGAAACTTTTTGAAGCATAAGTTTGCCGAATCGGCAAACCTATGCTTCATTTCTTGTTTGGCAAACAAATAAAAAAAGTTCTTTGTATTAGCAGGAGAATCAGAATACGCATCAAATCATATATCATATATAATATATCATATATGATGGCGGGTAAAACGCCATAGTTGTTACAGGTCCGTATTTCCGGCAAGAGAAAGGTGTATTGCGAGGTATCACTTAGCTGAAACTTACGTTAGGTTAATTGTAATTATTATTCACAACGGAGGAGAAGAAATGGCCAACAATCATTACAAAGAAAACGCGTGGTGGGCAAGTCCTTACAATGACCATGAGTTAGTGAGGAAAAGAATTGAAAAGGCACCGAAAGTAGAAATTCACGATGCTACGTTGCGAGATGGCGAGCAAACTCCTGGTGTGGTTTTTTCGGTAGATGATAAAATTCGGATTGCCGAAAAGTTGGACGAGGTGGGTATTGAACGCATAGAGGCGGGTATGCCGGCCGTATCCAAAGACGACTATGAAGCTATCAAGGCTATATGTAAACGTAATTTAAAGGCAAAGATATTCACTTTTGCCCGTGCAATGAGAGAGGACATCGACAAGGCGGTAGACTGCGGAGCCTATGGGGTTGTCATTGAGGTTCCGATTGGTTATCCTAAACTAAAATACCAGTTTAAATGGACATGGGAGAATGTACTTGAAAAGAGCATGGACTGCATCAACTATGCTAAGAGTCAGGGCCTTTATGCGGTCTATTTCCCATACGACACCACCCGGGCTCGGGAAGAAGATTTAGCGCATCTTCTAACTGGAATCATGAAAAACTCTCCTCCCGACTCGGTGGGGGTAGTTGACACAATGGGATGTGCCCTACCTGAAACCATTCAGTACATGGTGAAAAAGGTAAAGGCATTAACGGGCGGGCTCCCGGTGGAGGTCCATACTCATAACGATTTCGGCATGGCGGTGGCCACTCAGTTGGCGGGTGTGGCCGCAGGCGCGGAGGTAATTCATTCCTGTGTCAACGGCCTGGGCGAGCGAACGGGCAATGCCGCCGCCGAGGAGCTGATGGTAGCTTTAAAAATTCTCTATGGAACAGACAACGATTACAAGCTGGATAAACTGATGGACCTTTGTCAACTGGTTGAGAATATCTCCGGGGTCCGTCTGGCGGATAACAAACCAGTGGCCGGCAAAAGGAATTATACTCGCGAATCAGGCATCGGCGTCGACTTGGTCATCAAAGAGCCGCTGGCGATGTTTGCGACCGACCCAAGGTTTTTTGGCCGGGAAGGCGATATTGTTTTAGGTAAAAAGAGTGGCAAAGCGTCAATCGAATACTATTTGGACAAGCTTGGTATCCAGCTTTCCGGTACAGCTGTGGTAGAGGTGCTGAAACAGGTTAAAGACAGGGGGGCCGAGAAACGTGGCCTACTGAGCCTGGACGAATTTAAAAGTATTGTCGCGTCTTATGAAAAGGGCTGACAGTCAGAAATAATATGCTAGGGAGTGGTAGTAAATGAAAATTATTGACCTGAGTGTGTCACACTGCAATGATGCGACGGAGCCATTCGGGCCAAAGATAGAACACTCAGATCACTCTGCGGGCGCGCATCGTCTGGCTAAGATGGCCGGGATTGAGGCGAGCGACTTTCCCGATACTATGGCGTTGGCCACGGATTTTATTTCCGGTTCTGCTCATGCCGGCACGCATATAGATGCTCCGTATCATTACGGGCCGTTGTGCGAGGGTCGGCCGGCAAAGACGGTGGACCAGGTGCCGTTGGAGTGGTGCTATGGACCGGGAGTGGTCCTGGATATGCGCCACAAGGAGGCCGGCGCGGAGATCACGATCGAGGACATGAAGCATGCCCTCGGGAAGATCGGGTATGTTTTGAAACGTGGCGATATTGTACTTTTGCATACCGGCTGCGATAAGTACTGGGGAACTGATACGCCGACATATCTTGCCATGCAGTCGGGGCTTGGCATATCAGGGTTGAACTGGTTACTTGATCAGGGCATCCGCTGCATCGGGATCGATGCCTGGACGCTGGACCGGCCGGTTAACGCGATGGTAGCCGCGTACAAGCAGACAGGGGATAAAAACGAACTGTGGCCGACCCACATCCACGGCCGCAGGAGGGAGTATCTTCAGATCGAGAAACTGGCCAATCTGGAGATGTTGCCTCGGCCCTATGGCTTTACCATCAGCGCGTTACCGGTTAAATTACAAGGCTGTACGGCAGGCTGGTGCAGAGCCGTAGCCGTATTTGCCGATTAGGGCTGCGGCGTAAAGACTGATGGGGGAAGGGTGTCAATGAGCGGGTTTGGGTATGCCGAGCCGAGAACTGTGAGCGAAGCGCTGTCTCTGCTGCGCGTGTATGGCGCTTCGGCGGCGGTCCTGGCGGGGGGTACTGATGTAATAAATCAGATACATCTAGGTAAACGTACCCCCACGATGGTTATCAACATAAAAAAAATTGCTGATCTGCACGGGGAAATAATCGTGCGGCCGGACGGGGTCGAGATCGGCGCCCTGGCGACTCTGACAAAAGTCGCCGAGCATCCTGTGATACAGGAGCGGTTTGCCGCTTTAGCCGAAGCGGCGGTCAAAGTTGGGTCAAAGCAAGTTAGGAACAGAGGTACGCTGGCCGGAAATATTTGCAACGCCTCACCGGCAGCGGATACGGTGACCGGACTGCTGGTCTTTGACGCGGTCGTCAATGTTGTAACCGGCGATGAAGGCATGCGAGCTGTTCCCCTCGAGGAGTTTATTACCGGCCCCGGGCGGACAGTGTTGAGCAATGATGAGTTGGTGGCGAACGTTTTCTTGCCGTATCTGCCCACCCAAGCAGCTTCGACCTATAGTAAGCTGTCGCGACGCGAGGGCGTAGATTTAGCTACCGTAGGGGTAGCGGTTGCTGCGACTCAAGAGGGTGGGGCAAGAATTGCTCTCGGCGCTGTCGGTCCCAAGGCGTTCCGCGCTTCGCGGGCAGAAAACCTGTTAAAATCATTGGTGATCGCAGAAAAGACGATAAACGAGGCCATACGGACAATTTTGGAGGACGCGAAGCCGATTAGTGATTTGCGCGGCAGCAGGGAGTATCGGCTGGCGATGGTAGAAGCGCTGACGCGGCGAGCAATCAACGACGTTACCGCTAAGTTAATCGGATTGAAAGAGGACTGATAGCATGAGCGAGGCAGTGATACGGATAAAATTCCGGCTTAACGGCACTATGCGGCAGGCGGAGGTTTTGCCGCACCAGACATTGACTTCGCTAATCCGCGAACATTTCGGTCTCCTCGGTACAAAAATAAGCTGCGGAGAGGGAGAATGCGGAGCGTGTACGGTGATTCTTGATGGGAAAGCGGTAAATTCCTGTATAATCCTTGCTCCCGAGGTAGATGGCCGGGATGTGCTCACCATTGAGGGATTGTCAACGGATGGAGAATTGCATCCCATTCAAAAGGCGTTTATTGACGAGGGGGCAGTGCAGTGCGGTTTTTGTACTCCCGGAATGATAATGTCCACCAAAGCACTGCTGGATGAGCACCCTGAACCTACGGAAGAAATGGTGCGCGAAGCACTTGCCGGCAATCTTTGCCGTTGTACCGGATACCACCGGATTATCAACGCAGTGATGGCAGCGTCCAATAGCTGCAAATGCGGCGGTAAAGATTGCACTTAACAGGGTGGTGTAATATATGGGTTTAGAGTTTATCGGTAAAAACATAACAAGAACTGATGCTGTTAGCAAAGTGACTGGGGCAATCCGGTATACGAACGATATATTTATGCCAGGGATGCTTTATGGAAAAATTTTTCGTTCCGACCATGCACACGCTCGTATAATTCGGGTACATACCGAAGAGGCCAAAAAGAGCCAGGGTGTATTTGACGTATTATCATCAGCGGATCTACCACACCCGATTCCCCGTTTCGGGCCGGTAACTGCGGAACAGCCTGTTCTTGCGGATGAAAAAGTCAAATTTTACGGCGAGCCCGTCGCCGTAGTATTGGCGGAAACTGAAGGGGCAGCGCAGGATGCGGTTAAGAAAGTTTGGGCGGAATACGAGGCACTGCCTGCTTTATGCACGATCGACCAGGCTTTGGCCGCGGATGCTCTCAACATACATGCCAATGAGGCGGGACTTAGCTGCAAAGGAAATGTTCACAGTTCGTACTTATATAGCTGGGGAGATGTAGAAGAGGCCAAAAAGGGCAGTGAATATATAATCGAAAACACATATGAATTCCCTATGATTCACCATTTGCCCATAGAGCCTTTCTGTGTCATTGCTTACCCGGAAAACGGCGGGGTTGTTATTAAATCGCCGGTGCAGCATCCGTTCATATTGCGGCGGGTAGTTGCTTCCGCATTAAACCTAAGCCTTTCGCAGGTAAGAGTAGTTTCCGTGCCTATCGGCGGCGGCTTCGGCGCGAAAGGCTACGCGAAATATGAACCGTTGGCCGCTTATCTCGCCCTAAGGACAGGAAGACCTGTAAAGCTCCACTTTTCGATGAACGAAGGGTTTTATACCGCCCGTCGTCTTTCGGCGCGGGTCAAGATCGCTTCCGGATTTGACAGAACCGGCCGAATCGTGTTTCAGGATGTTGTCGCGGACTACCAAATCGGCGCCTACGCCGACTCGGCGCCGCGCGTCGTGGCCAAGGCCGGATATCTGGGCGGATGTGGACCATATAGAGTGCCGAACGTAAGGACAACCGCCAACGCAATTTATTCTAATACCGTTCCAAGTACTGCGGCCCGTGGCTTCGGGATGCCCCAGATGGTTTGGGCAATTGAATCACAGTTAAACGAAGCCTGTCGTTTGATTGGCATCGATGCTTTGGAGATACGTTTAAGGAATCTTCCTAATAGGGGAGAGACACTTGTTCCCGAGGATACTCCGGCCGACGGGGACTGGAAACAGGGTATCAAGCTGGCTGCCGAAATGATCGGCTGGCACTCGCCCAAGGCGGCTGGCCTGGGAAGGAGCATTTCGGTAGGCATCAAGAACCCGGTGCCGGCGGCCGTGTCTAACGCTATCGTGAAGTTGCATGCCGACGACAGCGTGACCGTCGCGGTCGGCACGACCGAGATGGGGCAGGGGGCCAGAACGGTGTTTACTCAGATCGCGGCGGAAGCGCTGGGCCTTCCTGTGGAAAGAATCACCGTCGTCATGGGTGATACGGCTACAGTCCCTTTTGACCTATGCACTGCTGGCAGCCGTTCGACGGTCAGTATGGGCAATGCGGTTAACTTGGCCTGCAAGGATATATTACGCCAGTTGAGGGAAATGGCTCATGAACTAAAGTTGATTGATATTGGAGAGGAGGTGAAGATCTCTGGCGGCCTCGTGGAAGGGTGCAACGGAGTAATATCCTATCCTGAGCTGTTACAAAAGTATCTCGGGGTAAATCAGGGCGAAGTGATCGGCCGAGGCGTGTTCAAGGGAACAAAAGACCCGACAAATGCGTTGGGCGGACTGACCGATTTCTGGGAAGTCATCTTTACCGCTGCAGAGGTAAAGGTGGATGCGGAAACAGGAAAAGTAACCGTCAACAAACTCGTCAACGTAAGCGACATCGGCAAAGCTATCAACCCCTTGCAAGCGAAATCCCAGGAAGAAGGGGCGTCGATTATGGCTATGGGCCATGCGCTGATGGAGCAAATGATATATGACGAGGGTGGCCGGCTGAAAAACGGCGGAGCTTTGGATTACCGAATCCCGACGATTATGGATGTGCCTCGGGATATGAAAAGCGCGTTCATAGAAAACCAAGATGGCCCAGGGCCTTATGGCGCCAAAGGACTGGGCGAAAGCGGCGCTATTTCTCCTGCCCCGGCGATAGCGGATGCCGTCAGAGATGCAACCGGAGTATGGATTAAAGATTTGCCTCTAACCCCGGAAAAAGTATGGCGAGCACTTAACGATAGATAGCAGTCTGACAGATACCTAAAACAGAAGGGGGAGCAAGAGAGATGAGCGCAAGTCCGGAACTTCAGAACCAGTCCGGGAAAAGTTATCTGGAGATGTGGAAAACTTCGGGGCCGGCTTGGATGGCTGCCGGATTGAACATTGGCGGCGGGACGGTTACTAATTCCGTGCTACTGGCCGCGGCGACAGGGTTTAAATTTGGCTGGGTATTTATTTTTGCAACATTCGCGATATTCATGTGTACTATGGCGTGCGTACAGCTTACCGTGGTCACCGGGAAAAACCCAATAACCGTGATGCGTGAGCATATTAGCCCGGCTGTTGGCTGGCTGGTAGGATCCGCAATCGTAATTGTAAATTTGGTGTTCGCGACTCTTCAGGTCGTGTTAGGAGGATTGGTACTGCACACGCTGTTCCCGATGCTCTCTCAGACAGTCTGGGGGATCACAAGCGTGGTTATTGCCGCTTTTATTGCGCTGGTTCCCGGTAAGGCTGCAATGGATGTAGTGCAGAACATGCTCAAGTGGATGGTATATGCGCTGACGGCGAGCTTTTTGGTTACGCTTGTCTTCGTCGATGTCGATTGGTCAGGTTTCTTCAGCGGGCTATTCCTTATCGAACTTCCGACGAGCAAAAATGCCGTCCTGTTGTTCACCGCCGTGCTGGGATCGGCCCTCGCCATCAATGTGCCGACAATTCAAGCCTTCGCTACGAGAACCAGCGGATGGGGACCAAGCAGGTTGGCGAATTTTCGCTTTGAGACAGTAATGACCAACATATTTTTGTTCCTGGTGCAGTTGGGCGTTCTAATCGTAGTGGCTTCAACCCTGTTTAAAGCCGGTATCACTCCTAAGACTGCAGTTCAAGCTGCGACTGCGCTGGAGCCTTTGGCAGGCAAATTCAGCACGGTATTATTCTGTCTGGGTTTGTTTGGTGCAGTTCTGAGCACTATGGTGGCAGAATCAGCTGTTCATGCGTATACGGTATCTGATATCATCGGCAGAAAACCGGAACCGGGGACAAAGTTTTTTAAAATACTGCAGACAAGCCTATTTGTTTTAATGCTGACCGTCCCGCTCTTTGGATGGAATCCTTTCAGCTGGGTCGCATGGGGGGCGGCGTTTAACTCCACGTTTATGCCTCTGGGTATCGCCGCCTGGTGGTACCTCATGAACAAGCAGGAAGTCGTCGGGAAATATCGCGCCGGCACCTGGTACAATATCGGCTTAGGAATAACTTTCCTTATCGCTTTAGCCGCGGCCGTCCGCTTCTGGTATGTTACGCTAAGCTAGCATTACTGTGTAAAGAACTGCACCATCAGGTGCAGTTCTTTACACAGTGGACAGACAAAGAGATTGAAGGCGAAGTTGAGGAGTATTGATGGAAACAGACAGGCAGGTTGTCAGCGGCAGGGAGGCGATCTTGCATTTCGTCAGGATTGCGCATTGCATCAACGATATCACGTCCGCCGACATAGGCGTTTCCGTGTGGGATAACGACACGTGCATCGTATATGTGCCGGCGCGGAACCTAGATTTCGGTATTAAACCCGGTGACAGGATGAAGCCTGGGTCTGCCGGCGAGGTTGCCTTGCGTGAAAAAAGAAAAGTCCTGGTGGAAATGACGAGGGAGCAATCTCCCTGGGGAATACCTTACATCGTCAACGCTATGCCGTTTTGCGACGAAAGGGCCGTTCCCGTGGGGTGCGTGATTACAACGGAAAGGACCGATAAGCACGATTGTATCAGGCAAACAGCGCTTAATCTAAAGGTGTCTTCGCAACAACTGGCTTCCTCTTTGCAAAGTTTTAATCAGCAGTCGGACGATCTGGCGGCAGCGGAGAACATGCTGAGGACCAGGCTGAACTTCATGGAGACGACTATTGCTGAGACCAATACCATTATTGATTTTATCGACAACATTGCGAGACAGACTAATATTTTGGGAATAAACGCCGCTATCGAGGCGGCCAGAGCAGGAAACCAGGGAGCGGGGTTCAAGGTGGTCGCCGACGAGGTAAGGGCGCTGGCTCACCGGAGCGCGGAGTCGGCAAGAAGGATTCAGACAATGATTAAGCTAATATGCCAATCCTTTGACGATACTGGCCAGCAGATGCATGCCGTGAAACAGTTGGTGCAGAATCAAGTAGCTGTTATACAAGAATTATCGGCAGCGGGGGAGGAACTGAGTTCTATGGCAGATGATTTAGAAAACTCGACAAAACTTGAGGTCTGACAGATGGTGCTTGATCAATGAAAGGGCCGTTGATTTTGATAAAAGGAGCCGGCAATCTGGCCAGCGGCGTTGCCTACTGCGCGGCCTCATCCGCGACGGCTGCGGGGTGAAAACGGCGCTTAAGATCGGCGACGTCGACCCGCGGGCACCCCGGAATACTGTTCGGCAATCAGCGACAAGGCCCGGGCGGTGGCGGGAGGAGTGCTTGAAGCCTTGTTGATGCTTAGCTGAGGGGACAGAAAATGCAGCTTTGTCGCAGAATCAGCCAGATAGTCGGACCATGGCGGGCGTGTCAACACGGGCAAAGCCACCAAAAAGCAGCCGATCAAATAAGAGGTGCTTAACTGGCGAGAGGAGACCAGCCGGATTGGGTGAGATAGGTGGCATCAAAAGATATATTATTATATAATATATAATAACGGTTCTAAAGAAAATGCAGGAGAATCGGTTCTGAGGAGGGGATGAAAATCTTTGATCTGCTTGCGAACGGGAAGCAGCCGGTGATAACGACCAAACTCGAAGCAGTATATAATGTACTGCGCGAGAATATTGTGAGCGGAAAGCTTGAACCGGGAACGAGATTAATCATAAAAAAAATTGCCCAAGATTTGGGTGTTTCGGAAATTCCTGTAAGAGAAGCTATCCGGATGCTAGAAGCACAGAATTTAGTGACAATGACACCTCATGCCGGCGCTCAGGTCGCTACTTTTGATTTGGACGATATAAGAGAAGTTACGGATATTAGAAGTCTGCTGGAGGGGTACGCTGCAAGAACCGCAATTCCATTCATCGGCGACGAAGCGATCGCGGATTTGGAAATGTGTATAGAAGAAATGGAAAGGTGCATTCACACAGAGGATAATGTTAATTTCGGCATTTTAAACCGCAAGTTCCATCAGAAAATATATGAGCATTCGCCCCTGAAACGCCTCTATAGAATGATATATGAGATGTGGGACGGATCTGAGCGTACGCGAGCAGTGTTCAGCCTTTCTAAGAGGAGACCGCAAGAATCAGTCCAGGAGCACAAAGCTATCCTAAAGGCAATCAAAGAGCACGACGGCGACACTGTCGAAAAGCTGATCAGAGACCATCGCCAACGGGTAGGAAGCATCTTAATTGATCACCTTAAGAAGAAATAACTTTGGTTTAGCGATAACTCATGAGCCTCTTACTATCCTGAGCTAAAGTAAAAACTCTGATTATAAAAGTATTTTAACCAGAATTAGTTTTTGTAGCGAAAAATGGAAAACTGCTATTGCCCCAAACAATATTGCTGCAGGTAGACCCAGTACTTCCACTAAGAAAATTGGTAAAAATTTTACTGCACAGGCACACAACAACCGCCTAAAAAATATTCTCGCCACCCTATTGACAACATCCCCGCGTACTGGTATATTGTATACAATGTTACACTTCGCCGCCGAAATTGGCGGTAATGGACGCGGAGTTTACAGTTTATCGGCTTGGCGTCCGTTCCCGGAAAACCGAATAACGAACAATCTACAGGTGATGATTGGGAGAAAAGGATCGGCCCAAACCGCTCAGAGAGCCGGTGGTTGCTGCGAACCGGTGCGGAAGCCGTCTCCGAACAACTCGCCCATGAACTGTTTCGCTGAAAGCACACCCGTGCAACTAGGCGAAGACGTAGGCCGGGCGTTAGCCGGCAGCCGCTGATGGGCGGTGAGAGAGTACAGTGTAGGGTGGTACCGCGGAATATTCCGCCCCTATTGACGTCATGGCGTCAGTAGGGGCGGTTTTGTTTTCGCCGACACAAAAAGAGGAGGACCGACATGGACACGAGGATTATCAGGATATTCGATACGACGCTGCGGGACGGCGAACAGACTCCGGGCGTCACCCTCAACGCCGCCGAAAAACTGGAGATTGCCCAAACCCTTGCAAAGCTCCGCGTCGACATCATCGAGGCCGGGTTCCCCGCCGCCTCGCCCGGCGACTTCGCCGCCGTCAGCGAAATCGCCGCCAAGGTCCGCGGCCCGGTCATCGCCGGCCTCGCGCGCACCAGTTCCAAGGACATCGACGCCGCCGTCAACGCCCTCAAAAAAGCCGAGCGGCCGCGCATCCACACCTTCATCGCCACCAGCGACATCCACCTGCAGTATAAGCTCAAAATGACCCGGGACGAGGTGCTGGCCGCCGCCCAGGACGCGGTCCGCCACGCCCGCAAGTTTGTCGACGACGTCGAATTCTCCGCCGAAGACGCCTCCCGCTCCGACCGCGACTACCTCTGCCGGGTCTTCACCGCCGCCATCGCCGCCGGCGCCACCACCATCAACATCCCCGACACCGTCGGCTACACCACCCCAGACGAGTTCGGCGCCCTCATCCGCTACATCCGCGAGCACGTCCCCAACATCGACCAGGCTGTCGTCAGCGTTCACTGTCACAACGACCTTGGCATGGCTGTAGCCAACTCGCTCGCCGCCGTCTTAAACGGCGCCGGCCAGGTCGAGTGCACCGTCAACGGCCTTGGCGAGCGGGCCGGCAACGCCGCCATGGAAGAAATCATCATGGCCCTCCACACCCGCCCCGAATACTACCGGGCCGCCACCGGCATCGACACCAGCCACATCTACCGTGCCTCGCGGCTGGTCAGTGTGCTGAGCGGCATCGCCGTCCAGCCCAACAAAGCGGTCGTCGGCGACAACGCCTTCGCCCACGAATCGGGCATCCACCAGCACGGCGTCCTCAACAACGCCCTCACCTACGAA is a window of Selenomonadales bacterium 4137-cl DNA encoding:
- a CDS encoding cyclase family protein, which codes for MKIIDLSVSHCNDATEPFGPKIEHSDHSAGAHRLAKMAGIEASDFPDTMALATDFISGSAHAGTHIDAPYHYGPLCEGRPAKTVDQVPLEWCYGPGVVLDMRHKEAGAEITIEDMKHALGKIGYVLKRGDIVLLHTGCDKYWGTDTPTYLAMQSGLGISGLNWLLDQGIRCIGIDAWTLDRPVNAMVAAYKQTGDKNELWPTHIHGRRREYLQIEKLANLEMLPRPYGFTISALPVKLQGCTAGWCRAVAVFAD
- a CDS encoding xanthine dehydrogenase family protein subunit M; its protein translation is MSGFGYAEPRTVSEALSLLRVYGASAAVLAGGTDVINQIHLGKRTPTMVINIKKIADLHGEIIVRPDGVEIGALATLTKVAEHPVIQERFAALAEAAVKVGSKQVRNRGTLAGNICNASPAADTVTGLLVFDAVVNVVTGDEGMRAVPLEEFITGPGRTVLSNDELVANVFLPYLPTQAASTYSKLSRREGVDLATVGVAVAATQEGGARIALGAVGPKAFRASRAENLLKSLVIAEKTINEAIRTILEDAKPISDLRGSREYRLAMVEALTRRAINDVTAKLIGLKED
- a CDS encoding (2Fe-2S)-binding protein; protein product: MSEAVIRIKFRLNGTMRQAEVLPHQTLTSLIREHFGLLGTKISCGEGECGACTVILDGKAVNSCIILAPEVDGRDVLTIEGLSTDGELHPIQKAFIDEGAVQCGFCTPGMIMSTKALLDEHPEPTEEMVREALAGNLCRCTGYHRIINAVMAASNSCKCGGKDCT
- a CDS encoding xanthine dehydrogenase family protein molybdopterin-binding subunit: MGLEFIGKNITRTDAVSKVTGAIRYTNDIFMPGMLYGKIFRSDHAHARIIRVHTEEAKKSQGVFDVLSSADLPHPIPRFGPVTAEQPVLADEKVKFYGEPVAVVLAETEGAAQDAVKKVWAEYEALPALCTIDQALAADALNIHANEAGLSCKGNVHSSYLYSWGDVEEAKKGSEYIIENTYEFPMIHHLPIEPFCVIAYPENGGVVIKSPVQHPFILRRVVASALNLSLSQVRVVSVPIGGGFGAKGYAKYEPLAAYLALRTGRPVKLHFSMNEGFYTARRLSARVKIASGFDRTGRIVFQDVVADYQIGAYADSAPRVVAKAGYLGGCGPYRVPNVRTTANAIYSNTVPSTAARGFGMPQMVWAIESQLNEACRLIGIDALEIRLRNLPNRGETLVPEDTPADGDWKQGIKLAAEMIGWHSPKAAGLGRSISVGIKNPVPAAVSNAIVKLHADDSVTVAVGTTEMGQGARTVFTQIAAEALGLPVERITVVMGDTATVPFDLCTAGSRSTVSMGNAVNLACKDILRQLREMAHELKLIDIGEEVKISGGLVEGCNGVISYPELLQKYLGVNQGEVIGRGVFKGTKDPTNALGGLTDFWEVIFTAAEVKVDAETGKVTVNKLVNVSDIGKAINPLQAKSQEEGASIMAMGHALMEQMIYDEGGRLKNGGALDYRIPTIMDVPRDMKSAFIENQDGPGPYGAKGLGESGAISPAPAIADAVRDATGVWIKDLPLTPEKVWRALNDR
- a CDS encoding divalent metal cation transporter; translation: MSASPELQNQSGKSYLEMWKTSGPAWMAAGLNIGGGTVTNSVLLAAATGFKFGWVFIFATFAIFMCTMACVQLTVVTGKNPITVMREHISPAVGWLVGSAIVIVNLVFATLQVVLGGLVLHTLFPMLSQTVWGITSVVIAAFIALVPGKAAMDVVQNMLKWMVYALTASFLVTLVFVDVDWSGFFSGLFLIELPTSKNAVLLFTAVLGSALAINVPTIQAFATRTSGWGPSRLANFRFETVMTNIFLFLVQLGVLIVVASTLFKAGITPKTAVQAATALEPLAGKFSTVLFCLGLFGAVLSTMVAESAVHAYTVSDIIGRKPEPGTKFFKILQTSLFVLMLTVPLFGWNPFSWVAWGAAFNSTFMPLGIAAWWYLMNKQEVVGKYRAGTWYNIGLGITFLIALAAAVRFWYVTLS
- a CDS encoding methyl-accepting chemotaxis protein yields the protein METDRQVVSGREAILHFVRIAHCINDITSADIGVSVWDNDTCIVYVPARNLDFGIKPGDRMKPGSAGEVALREKRKVLVEMTREQSPWGIPYIVNAMPFCDERAVPVGCVITTERTDKHDCIRQTALNLKVSSQQLASSLQSFNQQSDDLAAAENMLRTRLNFMETTIAETNTIIDFIDNIARQTNILGINAAIEAARAGNQGAGFKVVADEVRALAHRSAESARRIQTMIKLICQSFDDTGQQMHAVKQLVQNQVAVIQELSAAGEELSSMADDLENSTKLEV
- a CDS encoding GntR family transcriptional regulator, encoding MKIFDLLANGKQPVITTKLEAVYNVLRENIVSGKLEPGTRLIIKKIAQDLGVSEIPVREAIRMLEAQNLVTMTPHAGAQVATFDLDDIREVTDIRSLLEGYAARTAIPFIGDEAIADLEMCIEEMERCIHTEDNVNFGILNRKFHQKIYEHSPLKRLYRMIYEMWDGSERTRAVFSLSKRRPQESVQEHKAILKAIKEHDGDTVEKLIRDHRQRVGSILIDHLKKK
- a CDS encoding 2-isopropylmalate synthase, with the protein product MDTRIIRIFDTTLRDGEQTPGVTLNAAEKLEIAQTLAKLRVDIIEAGFPAASPGDFAAVSEIAAKVRGPVIAGLARTSSKDIDAAVNALKKAERPRIHTFIATSDIHLQYKLKMTRDEVLAAAQDAVRHARKFVDDVEFSAEDASRSDRDYLCRVFTAAIAAGATTINIPDTVGYTTPDEFGALIRYIREHVPNIDQAVVSVHCHNDLGMAVANSLAAVLNGAGQVECTVNGLGERAGNAAMEEIIMALHTRPEYYRAATGIDTSHIYRASRLVSVLSGIAVQPNKAVVGDNAFAHESGIHQHGVLNNALTYEIMRPETIGLNRNALILGKLSGRHALEERLKTLGYDLEPERINEIFVKFKELADRKKMVFDRDIEALVAEKASAMPEWFRLVNHHVVSGNQTTATAMVRIETDRGFTEQAACGDGPVDAAFKAIEKAVGFPICLKDYQIKAVTSGEDALGEATVWLEQDGRVISGRGLSTDIIEASARAYVGAINKLIATCGHPAAGDMAAGGE